The Apis mellifera strain DH4 linkage group LG3, Amel_HAv3.1, whole genome shotgun sequence genome includes the window aaatataaatagatgtatatacatatatacaaacatatatcttaatataaatgatgcaGTTCAATATCTGACAAAGAATTCAAAAGCAAATTCAgcatttcaattgaaaaacagtgaaataagtttatataaatgctatttatattttatatataatctcatTTTTCACTTCTATACTTAAGATTCAAATGGTATTCTTATTAAGATTAATCTTATTTCATCAATgaactaaattataaataatcaaatgaaacgaatatctttttttttttttttataaatgcacacacacacacatatatatatatttaatttcttcaattttttttagatatatatatatatatatattattacatatgtgAGCATTTCAATTGGGAAATGATTAAATCAGATccacatttatataaacttattttgTCGTTTTCAAATATAACCGCGgcgaattttcttataatcctttttacttttagataaaacttaattttataaataaaatattttatatataaaatttttaaatcacatgttaaataaaacttaaaaagaaaaaaaatataactatatttatatatatgacgtgcgcgcgcgcgcgcacgcacaTACACATGTGTACACATGCACGCGAGCGTACACacacatgtatatatgtgtcaaaattaaaaacataattcaaaaaaaaaaaagaaaatcattgtTATCTATCAGCAACTCTACCATTTTGTTAACATCATTATTCTatgattgtatttatatttaacaatataagatacccttcaattataattgttaataaattgaaattatataataaattcaaaaagtaaaagttttttctttattttttttaattaaaaaaaaaagaaagaaagaaagcattACTTGATATTGCAtcaaattatagtttttaaaatcttgtcatatatttgtcatatagaataatcgatttttattaaactttttctgGAAACTTTCTctgataaatcaaaaatatgtgctttattttttttcaatatttgatgatctatttaaataaattaaaaatggtgaaatataaacaattaatgcattagaaaatgtatgaaaagaaaaaaattgaattaaaagagtatgaaaaaataattacattcgaAAAAAGAACCCAAAAACATATTAAGTAATAGAATTAAGTAGGAATGTATAAAAAGGataatatatgtttgtattatgtaaataatattaaaatcctaATGTTCTCAAAtgttcttttactttttgacTTTCAGAGACtttcagataaatatatactcaATTTGACGAAATGGTAAAGCTCCattgaaaaatgagaaaaacacTTGTGGAGCTTTTTTGTTGTTTCTTATAGATTATGTTACACCCTCTGTAAccttatttaagaaaataataatttaagcattcatttttacataaacTTTTGGTCTTGAGAAAACTTTTATTCcttcttctaatttattcaattgcttttctatttctatttttcgtcGCTGCGCCCTAAGTGTATCTACTTTTATAGGCATCATATTTAACTCGGTTACATAATCTTGATAATCTGTAATAATAGTGTTAGTttgtatgattttaaataattttgtattaaaaagacaaattttaaatcacatacttttttttaacatttgtaATGTTTCTTTACGTTCACAATCAGGCAATGGAATATGTCCATTTGGACAATTAGGAtctaattcttctattttagcTTTCTGTAcctgaatttcttttctatttttaatatacctaataagaaaaaattgtttttcaataaaataatctttttatcattgcTTTTGaaacatagaaaataaaattattagaagtactatttatacattatgaatgattattttaattattattttaatacttgcaatgttattattataatatattgaagcatatataatatataaaaaataaataaataaatatatatatatatataataataatgattcttacaaacatatatttatttattattattaatttgttttatttttttattcaaattgattaattattttgatttaattattataaatattaaagtaattactaaaataatcatttacaattataatataatatatatcattatatcacATACTTTGGAATTACACCCATACGATAATTATTAGGAAGAATATTATTGGTATTGTTATTCATTTgcgttattttattagttatagAAGTATgttctttgtttaatttaataaaatctatctCTTCTTTAGGTgatacaaattttgaattttttataccatttttattatgtacatttttttcaagaacttGAACATCTCCTTGATCTAAAggtgaattttttatactccTTGAAGATACATCAATTTGTTcatttgcattattattagttgatgcttcattataatttaaatatttttttgaaggaTACCTAtggaacaaattattattatataacaaataattaaatacaaaatattttgaaacaaactACAGGAATATAatctagaataatattattttttgattacaaagttataagcaaatatttaatatattataataaaatagatatttactaGTGGATCTTGTACGATTAGATTAATatcaatgtttaattatatttactttatttatatgatacttatataatataatttataaaatataaaataatttattttatttatttaaaatatttaaatcatcaatataaatttaatatcaatataatatgaaatttatattgtattctatattttttttattcaatatcaacatttaaattattaatttttaattatattgattctttaaacataattttttgtacattataagttgtataaaatatatatatttatattatatttcattataattttacaattaaatataacatcttttttttcatttgtaaattttatttttaaaattggaaattttatatttttttagatttttttatattattttttttattttatatttttgattggaaaaataagaaatattttatatgttttatattataataatattaattatattatattattatattttatcatagattattatacattatattattataatctttatacaaaaatgaaaagatagattaaataatagaaaaaataatattgtttttagaataatattttaaaaattgtttttataatccaATTATACATACTTAATTACTCCCTCTGAATATAAATCCTCAATTTCCTTCATATTCAAAGTTTGAATAGCTTGACTTTTAACTTCAACTTGaactttcatattattatcaatatctcCAATTGatttacatgaaaaattaGGATCCGATGAAATTTTCTcatgtaatttttgtatagtTTTATGCAATCCCTtatgttctttctttttttccttatttattaaatttttatttgatgaatatattgccttttttgtagaaatattatttttatttaaagctgAAGTACTGAGTTTCTTGCATAGTTCTTGAGAttctactttattatttacactATTTGAATTCACACTAGTGTCATcatgtttttttatacgaaaatttgaattaatttttgataaaacattatcattattattattgttactgTTGCTGTTATTGGCGTTATTGttaccaataattttttttttgttagattgtgatttttcttctattcttttattaatatgtaaatgttCTATACGGCGaagattttttacattttcatgtatgaaattttttccttttatcgattctatatgaaatacaatatgaaatataatattaattactagacaatttcaaataaaaataataattataaatgagaaactattgttttttaataataagcgtcttttaataataaacacatGATAAATGACATACTTGAATCAGGAAAAATTCCTTTTAACGTTGTCATCtcaaagtattatttaatactatcTAGAGGTgagcttttttcttcttttcattcatccataaaataaataatataatattacaactgtaatatttttaactgaataatttttaatgcataatttcaattatttcattgagCGTAACTAAATAAACAATGTTGTTTATGAAtcgaaatacatatatatttatatatatagtatgaatatatttatatgtatacatacgtatattcAACTCATTCTACGCATCAAATTaacgataatgaaaaaataaagaaattattggcTGTCAAAATATCAGTATTAGGATTAATTTACATCTTGTACGCAatgtttctataaatatattgaaataataaacagCAAATACAATTGTATTTAGAAAActgaaatgataaaagtattaatttatcttatatctttatttaaatttataaaatttattttaaaaaatgtttaacaataataaataaataataaaaaatgaaaaaattaattccttttattaaaaaatatatattttaaagtataaatataataataacatttttttattattatatttataacttatttaaacGTGTTTTtttaatgtgtatatatatatatatatatatataatataatataataatattaatatatataatatatatgtatacatacatatatatctttcattattacagttatttattctatgtttaaacaaataaataaatacaatattttatatttcatgaaatttacaaattataactttgcaaattttaattatttaatcaattataaataataataaaaatgctttGCGTTAAGTTTTGATTGTCTTTTGGAACGACGTCTGTAGCGTGAAAGTGACTTTAGCCGTTTGGAAATGGATAGTTTACCGTATAGACATCAATTTACCGTACAAGCTTCAGACAAAGCGTagggtaaaaataatattttttgtgcaAGATCGATCACTCAATTGCTTggtgaacaaaaaaaaaaaaataacataaaagatATTCTATTCAAGAATTGATTAAGTTTAGTCATTTATTGACTGTGGTATTAGTTTATAGTTTTAATCTCAAAAGATAGAGATTTTATACTTGTATAAATTTCTGTTGCCGATACAACTTTGTATTTttagtagaattttattacaggtaaattataaaaataatttttaatttaacaacaattcaaaaaatattttttacttttaaaaaattttttaaattttatatattattttcaaaaaaagaaatcatacgTCAAATTAACGTCTTTTATTGTGGTAGCCAATTACACAGAAAATGTTTTCCCGCCatattagtaaaatttatttcgggtatgaaacttttaattaaataccaattttaattttaattttaattttaatttttttataaatttacatataatgtcttgggtatatttatattttttatggttgtttatttttacttttatatttacgtaATTTTGTGTTTACTTAATTTCAATACAATCGTATTCCatgttttgaatatataaattataaaaatttgaagtaaaattaaattaaataaaattttatttcaattattttatattacatttttaattttattaccattttataattatattaatgaaatttattttattaaatatcaataatacaaataatgctGTACTGATATTGTGCAATATggttatatgataattttaatgtttacaaataaagaatgttacatgtgaaattattttttccataaattgagaatattataatataataaataatttatatatatttttataaaaaaatataataatattatatgtaattttaataaaaaagaaaaattaaatttcaattatacaatgtgaaaaatgaataatatatcataatatatgataaataacaatcatttcgaaaaatattctatgttaaaaattctatgttattaaaataattaatatgaataaatatatgaataattttaataattaattttatgattcatatgttattttttttaatattgatatataaatattatttattatttattcatacatatatatttatgtatttgatatataaattaatattttcatattttatagttatacaaaaaaatatcacatcAGAATGAGTACAGCGATAGAAAATGGAAGTAATGATAATTcagcaaagaaaaaaactattgAAGGCATATATCAGAAAAAATCTCAATTAGAACATATTTTATTGCGTCCTGATACTTATATTGGTTCTGTTGAACCAGTAACAGAAATTATGTGGGTTTatgacaaagaaaaagaatcgatgacacaaaaagaaataaaatatgttcctggattatataaaatatttgatgaaattttagta containing:
- the LOC724167 gene encoding putative uncharacterized protein DDB_G0289263 encodes the protein MTTLKGIFPDSKSIKGKNFIHENVKNLRRIEHLHINKRIEEKSQSNKKKIIGNNNANNSNSNNNNNDNVLSKINSNFRIKKHDDTSVNSNSVNNKVESQELCKKLSTSALNKNNISTKKAIYSSNKNLINKEKKKEHKGLHKTIQKLHEKISSDPNFSCKSIGDIDNNMKVQVEVKSQAIQTLNMKEIEDLYSEGVIKYPSKKYLNYNEASTNNNANEQIDVSSRSIKNSPLDQGDVQVLEKNVHNKNGIKNSKFVSPKEEIDFIKLNKEHTSITNKITQMNNNTNNILPNNYRMGVIPKYIKNRKEIQVQKAKIEELDPNCPNGHIPLPDCERKETLQMLKKNYQDYVTELNMMPIKVDTLRAQRRKIEIEKQLNKLEEGIKVFSRPKVYVKMNA